Below is a genomic region from Argiope bruennichi chromosome 3, qqArgBrue1.1, whole genome shotgun sequence.
caatGTATATGAAAGAAGCACATGCTTTGTTTAAGGAAGAAAATCCAAGCATTAATAttggatattcaaaattttgcagtttaagaCCTAAAAATGTTCTTCTTCTTAAAGACACACCTAGTGATCAGTGTAAATGCAAGAGTCatgagaatttcattcttttgttaaaaggattaaatattgattataacaatgatttttggaAAGAAGTGCTGTGCAATTCAGACTTGGAATCAAAGTGTTGggaaacaaaatgtgataaatgtaatgctggaaaattgcttttagattttattggcaaaaaaggattaaataatgcTTCTAATGTACAATGGCACCAATGGGTTAAGTCAGAAAATAAGCGCTTCTATAAAGAAACCAATGAAGGTTGCATAGCTGAATTAactgataatgttttagaaaattttcaaagttttaagcagcatgtaaaaattaaacgaatccaAGCTGCTGCCTTTCAATCTGATATAAAGCAAAGCAATACTGTTGTATTGCAAGTAGATTTTGCTATGAGTTATTCATGTGAGTGGCAAAGTGAAATACAGTCTGCACTATGGAGCCGGGAAAACGTAACTTTGTTTACAGctgcattatttgaaaagaatcataAAACACAGAGTTATCTTATTGTAAGTGATACTAAAGATAAATCTAAGCTATCTGTGTCTGCTTTCATTTTGAagcttttggaaattattaaatttcaggcaaataaaccaaaattaataatttggagcGATGGACCATCCAgcgagtttaaaaacaaatttatttgttacttcctctttattttattcaaaacacaaaaGCATTTTTCTAGTTTCGAATGGAAATATTCAGCAACTTCCCATGGAAAGGGAGTTGTTGATGGGATAGGAGGTACTGCAAAGTCCCGAGTCTATGCGGAAGTAAAGGCAAGAAGAGCTATAGTACAGAATGCAGTTGATTTTGCTACAGTTGCTGCAAAAGTAGTACAAAATATCACTGTCATTCCTATGCTGCAAAAGGATATAGATAAAACTCAAATTGATTGGAATTTAGCTAAGGATGTTCCAGGAATTAAAAAAGCCcacataattaaatgtttggatgaacacatttgtttatttacaagtcAGCAAAATTTGGATACAACTGTGCAAGAGCTatgcttttgtaaaaatacagaaCAGTGTTTGAAAAGAACTCCATTACTTGCACAAAATCACACTTCTGCATATATTTCACTTGGCAAGTTTTTACTTGTAAAAGTGTTTGGAAAAAAGTCCTGGAAGCCTTATGTAGCACAGGTGTCTGCATTAGATAACACCGAAATCAATGTTATTTTCCTAAAGCAGGTATCCGTATGCAACTTCATTTATCAAGAGAATGATATAGGAGTTATTCAGCGGGATGACATAATTAGAGTATTGCCAACACCTATAATTAACGGTCGCAAtactgtaatatttcaaaatgcagttatGTGAAATTGAACGATGTCACATACATGACTACTTGTCACATACATGACctgtaaagttacattttttttttaattgaaaaattaaagaaatatttaatgcatttattagtttgtcttcattaaacctttttcttatgggaaactttttttaagcacgtttcatgcatataattcactgatttttttaaagaaagttggtGTTATCAAATCACAGTTCCAATTTTTGTCACATACGtgactatctaaaaaaaattttaaaaggtctctcaaaatttaaatacaaatatatttttcattaccatttattaaaactcttttttaattgtctaacaaaattaaatttttgactttcactacatttgtacataaatttatcagatatttatgcATATCTTTTAGTCCGATTGTCACATACATTACCGTGGAATGGGCCAATTCCCAAATATAACCATTTAGTCATATCTGttcaaattaattagaaatttacaagaaaaagacTTAGAAGCTCTTTTAATGCATGCAATGCAGCAGACAGGCTACATTTAATACCTTCctatattcaacttttatttccGTTAGTATAGTAATCTtactataaaaatgtttgatacttaatttttttttttttaatctgctcgGAGCAATGAAAAACTAATGTACATCTAAATGTGCATGTATGACTAAATGATAATGTTTATGCACTATACATGTTCTCTGtacatttattctcaaaaaaataataaaagtaatagttaaataagaatcaaaacttaaaaatgattaaacaacttttttataaGTACAGCAATCCACaaaacaagtttaaataaatttttgtataatagctaATTATTTACTATAACGTTACTTTATAACACAAAAATAGTGCAATGATTACATGTTGAAGTTTCATCCTaacaacatttgaaataattagatttattatttatatatacatatattgctttttttattattttttatgtatattgctttataaaaaagagtattaaataaaaacagttaatttaataaaatagtttaataatttttgtcttaaatattcTCTTAAACTTAAGCAACAAAATGAAGCACATGCTGCATTTTAAGTTCAATTTAAAGCATTTCATGTACCTGCTAGCAAATCTCTTTTTGTAAAGTTAAGATCCCACAAACAAGCAAAAATCATGTTATTCCAAGAGCTTCTGTATTGGCTATGTATCTTAAAAACTATGTGGCAGATAAAGGGGAAGGGGCATCATACATAATTACATTTTAGTTCTTGCTCCTTTCGGTTAACATCAAACTTTTTCTGTACTTCTACTCCAAAGTTTTTTAActtgtgaatttgaaaaataaaaaaataacttttcaaatatatatttctgccttatttattaaatacttcagtataaaataagaattattgttaaatattaattatattgtgaaatatgtagaaaaaaacaGAACTCTCACttcatattagaaattttgaatttcaatcatTCATAACTCATGAAATgcttcttcaaaattataaaatgctatattttcttgaatcaatttaatatgaaaaatttggaaatgtattCAAAATCAGCTGCTAttgctatttgaaaaaattgtttgtgGAAGTCTAAATATGATGAGCccttgcaatattatatatatacttatagaAGACATATCTATGATGACAATCATTGTGCAGTTTTGGAATCATGAGcagtatttaaatacttttttgatgAACTATATAACATGATTAGCAGAAGAAAATGATGTAACTTCCAACCTTGCAGAAATCCTAACATATGGAACTGGAGGATTAATTAAGTTACATTTCTAATacttttcatgaaaaatgaattaaagaataaaacaatgcTAACCAAATGTTgagtaatcaaatattaaattttattaggatATTACTTTATTGGATGGTAACAAATAGCTATcatttaaattcactttaaaaatacatattgaataatttaataaaatatggtattttaccattatttaaacaGTAATTGTTGCCTATCTTAAatcttgatataaaatattcaatatctaCTGTCCATATTTGGTAGCTGACAAGCTTATTAAATTGAACAATGTCATATAATGTTCTGTCAGGCATGGACAATTTCTTGTATTatgcaagtattttttaaattcttccaaGAAACTGATTGTCAATGAATTTATTACTGAATGTATGACATTACTGATTAAAAGCTAGAAACACCAAAATCAACTGGTATGATCAAAGACAAATTTTTCttctccctttttttatttttttaacatacctTACAATATATATCATAACACCTAAATACAAAATGGATTTAATATGATACATaatctttttctagaaaatttgaaCGATTATTTAAAATCAGTACAAATGccgatacatttaaaaaaagatcatgATGGCCTCTACAAACTaagcaaagaaaacattttcaaatcttCAGGATACCATTATAATAttggggaaataaaaaaatatgcataaaaatctatttaaaataattaatcaaaattaagatGATATGGATAAAAAAGAGCAATCATTATTATAGAAATTGTCAAGCTTAATGCAAAGCAAATATTAACAGCACCTAATATATTACATTAACTGCATTTAAAATTAGAGCATGCATTTTACCATACAATAtgacatttatgaatttttttcaaataaatacattaaaagaatgtataattaattatgaaaggcACTGTGCTTCAATGTTAGAATATATACTATGTGGAATACATATAAGACAAACTTCTGCAAAAGTTTATGAAATGTAACAAGAATCTTcctatattgtatttatattttaggttgaaaatatttccaacaagtagttttcttttatgagagaaatataatacaaattcatCATATAAGAAAATTGTCTAATTTCCAAAATGATGATAATATCCAATTAAATATGACTGAAATACTGACATGAAAAgtgtaatttattagaaaaattaacatGATGTTTCagtctaaatataatttattattaaaatgaatcgatatgaaacaaaatattatataaatgtcaatttgaataatgaataatgGTATCTTGATCATTAGAAAAGCTTATGATCCATCCGTGCAACCATAATCTAATTTATCTGCAGTCGCAAGACCTTCAACATCAACCTCTTGTTCAGTAGCATTAAGCATATTTAGGGTTATATCAGCAGACTTTGCAGATGATTGGGATAGTACACTGCTGGCATTTCTCGCTTTCTCTTGCGAAATgggtgttttagaagtagctaaTATCTGCTGTTTTCTTAATGGCAAGCCAGCTTCCTCATAAGCATGCCTTTTCATACTGTTCCTAATTTGCAAAAGAGTTCTTTCTTTTATCCTTTGacacatattttcaatttcttcacCAAATTTGTTTACGGCAGCTCGCAAGGCCAGCAAATCACTTTCGGCAATTTTGTTATTGGTATCAGAGTCCGGGTTCAAATACACTTCTAATTCTCCCAAAAGTGTAAACGCTGTCCCAAAATCAGTAAATATTTCCGAAACAATATGCGATGTCGGACGATTAACTTGACTCATTTTTGAATCTTAAATCACTTAGACACAATGAAAACGAAATGCGTTCAGATCACTTCACTTTTAATTTGAGAACAACAAGATTAAAAATTCGTAATGTAATTTTTCAAGTAAAGCGtcaacatatatatatgtaaaaatttatctaatatatatgtTTATCCACAACAGACAAGGTGATGCGTTGCATTTATCgatttttgaatcaaatacaTTTGGGAGATGTGTATGAGCTGGTTTTACCTCTAGTAACCAAATAAACCGGGCAAACtgttctatttaaataa
It encodes:
- the LOC129963434 gene encoding chromatin complexes subunit BAP18-like; this translates as MSQVNRPTSHIVSEIFTDFGTAFTLLGELEVYLNPDSDTNNKIAESDLLALRAAVNKFGEEIENMCQRIKERTLLQIRNSMKRHAYEEAGLPLRKQQILATSKTPISQEKARNASSVLSQSSAKSADITLNMLNATEQEVDVEGLATADKLDYGCTDGS